The following are from one region of the Rhizobacter sp. AJA081-3 genome:
- the cobA gene encoding uroporphyrinogen-III C-methyltransferase, whose product MNARTDLPFPLLPVGKVHLVGAGPGDPELLTLKAARLLAHAEVVVVDHLVSPGVLALIGAQARRIDAGKQRNHHTLKQHEINALLVRLARQGKNVVRLKGGDPFIFGRGGEEMQALAAAGVPFEVVPGITAACGVSAYAGIPLTHRDHAQSCTFVTGHLKDGAAELDWAGLARPNQTVVIYMGLTALAQICARLIEHGLPPSQPAAVVQQGTTQSQRIVSGTLADLAARVEAAGLSSPCLTIVGEVVRLRESLEWFETAAQQAPAEALVSEAFA is encoded by the coding sequence ATGAACGCCCGCACCGATCTCCCCTTCCCGCTGCTGCCCGTGGGCAAGGTCCATCTCGTCGGCGCCGGCCCGGGCGACCCGGAACTGCTCACGCTGAAGGCGGCGCGGCTGCTGGCCCACGCCGAGGTGGTGGTGGTCGACCACCTGGTCTCGCCCGGCGTGCTCGCGCTGATCGGCGCGCAGGCGCGGCGCATCGACGCCGGCAAGCAGCGCAACCACCACACCCTGAAGCAGCACGAGATCAATGCGCTGCTGGTGCGCCTGGCACGGCAAGGCAAGAACGTGGTGCGGCTCAAGGGCGGCGACCCGTTCATCTTCGGCCGCGGCGGCGAGGAGATGCAGGCGCTGGCTGCCGCCGGCGTGCCCTTCGAGGTGGTGCCGGGCATCACCGCCGCCTGCGGCGTGTCGGCCTATGCGGGCATCCCGCTCACGCACCGCGACCACGCGCAGTCGTGCACCTTCGTCACCGGCCACCTGAAGGACGGTGCGGCCGAGCTCGACTGGGCCGGCCTGGCGCGGCCGAACCAGACGGTGGTGATCTACATGGGCCTGACTGCGCTGGCGCAGATCTGCGCGCGCCTGATCGAACACGGCCTGCCGCCCAGCCAGCCCGCCGCCGTGGTGCAGCAGGGCACGACCCAGTCGCAGCGCATCGTCAGCGGCACGCTGGCCGACCTGGCCGCGCGCGTCGAGGCAGCCGGGCTCTCGTCACCCTGCCTGACCATCGTTGGCGAAGTGGTGCGCCTGCGCGAATCGCTCGAGTGGTTCGAGACGGCGGCGCAGCAGGCGCCGGCCGAAGCGCTGGTCAGCGAGGCGTTCGCCTAG
- a CDS encoding response regulator, producing MTEPRLKIVLVDDHSLCRNGLTDLLQHRGQMTVAASTGDPGAVVGLLREHQPDLVVLDLRMPTTDGLSLLRHIRSEGVQTPAVILTMSDAQDDLAAALRAGVRGYLLKDMEPEDVIAAIGRAARGELSVAPALTLKLAQMLQAGPGDPERRDLLSSLTERERQILDHLARGESNKTIARALEISHDTVKLHVRHILTKLNLNSRVEAAVFAVEQRASPQATSLVESARRTPR from the coding sequence TCGACGACCACTCGCTGTGCCGCAACGGCCTGACCGACCTGCTGCAGCATCGCGGCCAGATGACCGTGGCCGCCTCCACCGGCGACCCGGGCGCGGTGGTCGGCCTGCTGCGCGAGCACCAGCCCGACCTGGTGGTGCTCGACCTGCGCATGCCCACCACCGACGGCCTGAGCCTGCTGCGCCACATCCGCAGCGAGGGTGTGCAGACGCCGGCGGTGATCCTGACCATGAGCGACGCGCAGGACGACCTGGCCGCGGCGCTGCGCGCCGGCGTGAGGGGCTACCTGCTGAAGGACATGGAACCCGAGGACGTGATCGCCGCCATCGGCCGCGCCGCCCGCGGCGAGCTGTCGGTGGCGCCGGCTTTGACGCTCAAGCTCGCGCAGATGCTGCAGGCCGGCCCGGGCGACCCGGAGCGCCGCGACCTGCTGTCGTCGCTGACGGAGCGCGAGCGCCAGATCCTCGACCACCTGGCGCGCGGCGAGAGCAACAAGACGATCGCGCGCGCGCTCGAGATCAGCCATGACACCGTCAAGCTGCATGTGCGGCACATCCTCACCAAGCTGAACCTCAACTCGCGGGTCGAAGCGGCGGTGTTCGCAGTCGAGCAGCGCGCCTCGCCGCAGGCCACCAGCCTGGTCGAATCGGCTAGGCGAACGCCTCGCTGA
- a CDS encoding TusE/DsrC/DsvC family sulfur relay protein: MVDTLKDTIRVGNREIEIDSEGYLRRLSDWSEDFARALAQREGLALTEAHWELIRFLRQYYAEHGVQAQVRVMIRHFTEVWGPQRGSNHHLHEMFPRGGPQKQGNRLAGLLRTKGEH; the protein is encoded by the coding sequence ATGGTCGACACGCTGAAGGACACGATCCGCGTGGGGAATCGCGAGATCGAGATCGACTCGGAGGGCTACCTGCGGCGCCTGTCCGACTGGTCGGAGGACTTCGCCCGCGCCCTCGCGCAGCGAGAGGGGCTGGCACTCACCGAGGCGCACTGGGAGCTGATCCGCTTCCTGCGCCAGTACTACGCGGAGCATGGCGTGCAGGCGCAGGTGCGCGTGATGATCCGCCACTTCACCGAGGTGTGGGGGCCGCAGCGCGGCAGCAACCACCACCTGCACGAGATGTTCCCGCGCGGCGGGCCGCAAAAGCAGGGCAACCGGCTGGCCGGCCTGCTGCGCACCAAGGGCGAACACTGA